Genomic DNA from Ensifer adhaerens:
TGGAGAAGGACGCCATTGACGGACTTCTGGTCGGTCCGCAGGTCGGCGAGACGCCACAGCATGTTCCGGCGACTGTGTCGGAATATCTGGGTCTGCAGCCAAACATGTCCAATGTGGTCGATCTTGGTGGAGCTTCGGGCCCCGGCATGATCTGGCGCGCGGCGGCGGCCATCGATGCCGGTATGTGCGAGACGGTGCTGTGCGTCATCGGCAATCACCGCAATCCGGAAGCGCCGCGCAGCCCTAACCGCAATCCGATCCGCGAATTCGACGTGCCCTTCGGCGCGTCGGGCGCCAATATCTCCTATGCTCTGCTGAAGCAGGCGCATATGGCGCGCTACGGCTCGACGGATGAAGATTTCGCGCTGATCGCGCATTGGGCCCGCGCCAATGCGCAGCGCAACCCGGACGCGATTTTCCATGGCCAGCCGGCGAGCGTCGAGGATGTGCTGGCTTCTCCGCTCATCGCCTCGCCGCTTCGTCTGTTCGAGATCGTCATGCCGGTAGCGGGCGCTGAGGCGGTCATCGTCACCTCGGTGGCGCGGGCCCGGTCGCTGGGCGGGCGGGCCGTCCATCTTCTGGGTGCTGGCGAAAAGATCACCCATCGCGCCGTCAGCCAAGCTCCGGACCTCACCTCGGGACCGCTCAAGCCTTCCATGGCGCGGGCGTTTGCGCAGTCGGGTCTGACGGTGCGGGACATGAGCCTGTTGTCGCTCTACGACTGCTACACGATCATGGTGGCGACTACGCTGGAGGATTCCGGCATCTGCCCGCCCGGCGGCTTTGGGGCCTTCATGCGGGCGCATGATTTCGGGCCGGAGGGCGACTGGCCGCTCAATACCCATGGCGGACAGCTCGGCTACGGCCAGCCGGATCTGGCGGGCGGCATGACGCATGTCACCGAGGCCGTGCGCCAGTTGCGCGGCGCGGCGCAGGGCCGCCAGATCAGGGATCCGCGCTTCGCCCTCGTGACCGGCAATGGCGCCACGATGAGCGAGGCGGTTGCGCTCGTCCTGGGAGCAGACGCATGATCGATCTTGCAGAACTGAAAGTGCCCGGTCCGACGGAGACGGAGCTGACGAAGC
This window encodes:
- a CDS encoding Acetyl-CoA acetyltransferase, whose protein sequence is MTWSKAALIGVGSLKPVRRTEGETTLGMLARASALALSDAGLEKDAIDGLLVGPQVGETPQHVPATVSEYLGLQPNMSNVVDLGGASGPGMIWRAAAAIDAGMCETVLCVIGNHRNPEAPRSPNRNPIREFDVPFGASGANISYALLKQAHMARYGSTDEDFALIAHWARANAQRNPDAIFHGQPASVEDVLASPLIASPLRLFEIVMPVAGAEAVIVTSVARARSLGGRAVHLLGAGEKITHRAVSQAPDLTSGPLKPSMARAFAQSGLTVRDMSLLSLYDCYTIMVATTLEDSGICPPGGFGAFMRAHDFGPEGDWPLNTHGGQLGYGQPDLAGGMTHVTEAVRQLRGAAQGRQIRDPRFALVTGNGATMSEAVALVLGADA